GTGGACGGCGCGGCCGAGTCTCCGGTGCTGCGCTTCCTCGAGGAGCAACTCGGTGTCGGAAATCCCGGTGTCGGAAGCCCCGGTATCGGGACGCCCGACGGCGTCGCGGCACCGGCATCGGTCGACGCGGGCGCACCCAACCCGGCCACGGTGGTCATGCTCGGTCCGCTCGTTCGGGGGAAGCAGGTGACCGTGCGATGAAGATCCAGCGCCGCCAACTCGTGAGGTTGGCGATGTTCTGTGCGATCGGGCTCGGATGCGGTGTCCTGATGGCGAATACGCTGTCCGTCCCGGTTCGCGGTTCCAGCGAACGGTACGCACTCGAGTTCACCGACGTCGAAGGCCTCACCCCGGGCAACCCGGTCACCATGGCCGGCGTCCGCGTCGGCCGGGTGGATTCGATCGAGTTCACCGGAAGTGAGGGCGGCCGGGCAATCGCGCTGGTCGGGATCGAGGTCGAGGCGGATCATCCGCTTCCCGCGGACGTCACCGCCGCGGTCAGGTACGGCGACATGCTCGGTGCCCGGTTCGTCTCGCTCGCCGGCGGAGGCGACGCCGCGGAGCCGATCGAGCCCGGTGCGCTGATTCCGCTCAGCCGGACGACACCGCCCACCGACCTCACCGCGTTGATGAACGGCTTCAGGCCGCTCTTCGACGCGCTCGAGCCCGACCAGGTGAACACGCTCACGCGGAGTTTCGTCGAGACGTTCAGCGGGCAGGGCCAGGCGGTGGCGGACCTGCTCGCCCACATCGCCGAGATGAGTTCCGGCCTCGTCGCCCAGCAGGAGATCTTCTCCCAACTGGTGGGCAACATGGCGCAGCTGCTGAGCTCGGTGGACTCGCGGCAGCCCGAGCTCGAACGGTTCCTCACCGGCCTCGGCGCACTCAGTTCCACCGTGCTCGGCGACAACGATCAGCTCATCGCTCTTCTCGACGAGGGGAACTCGGTCGTGACGACACTCGCCGGGTCGATGGCCAGGACCAACGGAGAGTTCTCCCGCTCGGTGACGGACCTGAAGTCGGTCACCGACACCTGGATCGCGCACACCGAGGAATTCGACCGATTCGTCGCGAATCTGCCGCAGTTCGCCGACGGGGTCAACCGGATCGGCAGCTACGGCGGCTTCATCAGCTTGTACCTGTGCAACTTCACACTGAAAGCAGGGGAATTGGAAGCGAACATCTTCGGCCCGACGCACTCGCCGGTGTGCTCATGATGTTCCTGGTCAAGCTCATCGACGTCTTCGTGGGCATCATGCTGTTCCTGTTCAAGGGGGAACGCCGCGCGGGTTCGGCGACCCCTCTCGTTCTCGGCACTCTCGGAATCGTGCTCCTCGTCGCGGGCCTCGGCATCGCGATCGGAATCCCCAAGGGGTGGTATCTGATGCGGACCAGCCCCTACGTCGCCGAGATGACGAATGCCAGCGGGCTGTCGAGTGGCGATCCGGTGTATGTAGCGGGTGTTCCCGCCGGACGGGTCGAGAACATCGGGCTCGCCGGCGATCACGTCCGCATCGACTTCCGACTCGACAACGGTCAACCGCTGGGCAACCAGACGACGGCGACGGTGCGCCTGAAGACGGTGCTCGGGAAGCGCTACCTGGAGGTCGTCCCTGCCGGGGTCGTGCTCGAGGGGGAGAATCTGATCCCGCGCTCGCGCACGACGGTCCCGTACAGCCTCGACGAAGTCAGTGCCGATGCGACCGACGCAGCCGACAATGTCGATCTCGACTCGGTGAAGGCGATGATGTCCACCCTGTCCCAGGTGATGCCGGAGGATTCGGAACAGTTGGGCGCCGCTCTCGCCGGAATCAGCGGTGCCTCGGCGGCTTTCGCGCAGAACGGCGAACAGATGGATCAGCTGTTGGTGATGTCGCGGACCCTGTCCGATCTCATGGTGGCTCAGACGGACTCCCTGATGACCACCGCCGCGAACGCGCAGTCGATCGTCCGGACTCTCGCGGTGCGCAAGGAGGCACTGACCCAGTTGATCGACCACCTCACCACGATCACCGCGACACTCGCGCAGTCCTTCACCCGGAACGAGGAGGTGTTCGGGCAGATGGTCACCAACCTCGTCCACGTCACCGACACACTGAAACGTAATGTCGAGCAGATAGATCTACTCCTGACCAGGCTGCCGTCGTCGTTGCGCAAGG
This genomic interval from Rhodococcus triatomae contains the following:
- a CDS encoding MCE family protein, with product MKIQRRQLVRLAMFCAIGLGCGVLMANTLSVPVRGSSERYALEFTDVEGLTPGNPVTMAGVRVGRVDSIEFTGSEGGRAIALVGIEVEADHPLPADVTAAVRYGDMLGARFVSLAGGGDAAEPIEPGALIPLSRTTPPTDLTALMNGFRPLFDALEPDQVNTLTRSFVETFSGQGQAVADLLAHIAEMSSGLVAQQEIFSQLVGNMAQLLSSVDSRQPELERFLTGLGALSSTVLGDNDQLIALLDEGNSVVTTLAGSMARTNGEFSRSVTDLKSVTDTWIAHTEEFDRFVANLPQFADGVNRIGSYGGFISLYLCNFTLKAGELEANIFGPTHSPVCS
- a CDS encoding MCE family protein; the encoded protein is MFLVKLIDVFVGIMLFLFKGERRAGSATPLVLGTLGIVLLVAGLGIAIGIPKGWYLMRTSPYVAEMTNASGLSSGDPVYVAGVPAGRVENIGLAGDHVRIDFRLDNGQPLGNQTTATVRLKTVLGKRYLEVVPAGVVLEGENLIPRSRTTVPYSLDEVSADATDAADNVDLDSVKAMMSTLSQVMPEDSEQLGAALAGISGASAAFAQNGEQMDQLLVMSRTLSDLMVAQTDSLMTTAANAQSIVRTLAVRKEALTQLIDHLTTITATLAQSFTRNEEVFGQMVTNLVHVTDTLKRNVEQIDLLLTRLPSSLRKVTDATGNGTWADVTAPAAVLPDNLLCAIGVMGGCR